The Naumovozyma castellii chromosome 4, complete genome genome contains a region encoding:
- the AIM36 gene encoding Aim36p (ancestral locus Anc_2.358) translates to MLRTGISQCFTSKVSGMLLCRGSVAKLATIPMKGRSYSSTTKQDMKEPKPKRKVQQEFPKFRNIVLVAIVGTYIFVKTVQTLDKNKPKTNYTEAEYENVMSGLRRKVTLYQPGEIDIQCALVNTVADAKRLTNKDGGDEATFVDAKDAVDYFRKLKDDRYEALLTDLYNQYGEKSYVDNLPAGMQSMLLGRYIKEVLNSPKKVIVVNFPKNIEDAIKFESEISVLSKLWVPKVQEDTDLCKYFKGVNKVIII, encoded by the coding sequence ATGCTACGCACAGGTATTAGCCAGTGTTTTACCTCTAAGGTGAGTGGTATGTTATTGTGTCGAGGTTCAGTTGCTAAACTGGCCACAATTCCCATGAAAGGTCGGTCGTACTCTTCCACTACAAAACAAGACATGAAGGAGCCAAAGCCAAAACGCAAAGTTCAACAGGAGTTCCCCAAGTTTAGAAATATAGTCTTGGTAGCCATAGTGGGTACGTATATATTTGTGAAGACAGTGCAGACCttagataaaaataaaccAAAGACAAATTATACGGAAGCAGAATACGAAAATGTTATGAGTGGCTTGAGACGTAAAGTTACCTTGTATCAACCAGGTGAAATTGATATTCAATGTGCATTGGTGAACACCGTAGCTGATGCCAAACGGTTGACCAATAAAGATGGTGGCGATGAAGCAACTTTTGTTGATGCTAAGGATGCCGTGGACTATTTTAGGAAGCTAAAAGATGATAGATATGAAGCGCTATTGACAGATTTGTACAATCAATATGGAGAGAAATCATATGTGGATAACTTACCAGCTGGCATGCAGTCTATGTTGTTGGGGCGATATATTAAAGAAGTTCTAAATTCACCGAAAAAGGTGATCGTTGttaattttccaaaaaatattgagGATGccattaaatttgaaagtgAGATATCAGTTTTATCTAAATTATGGGTTCCCAAAGTTCAGGAGGATACCGAtctttgtaaatattttaagGGAGTTAATAAGGTGATAATAATCTGA
- the NCAS0D01050 gene encoding uncharacterized protein: MSTESMVTKRTVTFVNNRTPAEITECEIDLDKYYQDTEIVIEVKAASINPVDVFTHGLTYYYLASSSPKAYGKDYSGVIVRRGAKVDPKWQIGDKVNGMFHHIYGEQGTFSNYLVLDPNKQRMMTYMHPTQHAINQNEFVEPAAWPLVFGTAYNALFHWGQVWTPESRVLVHGASTAVGNAFIQLAKHQLNIGMVVGTCNSSSIAYNKGFGFDHLVAYNQEGSLAEHVKTLMKDQNIGKFDLILDCVGTQEFFPVIDELLKPRSENSYYLTTAGDHKFDYKDPKPLEMIPLKLPLRLFNPWRRFNYGFISVEQMPGPEFVELGARMVTQDKYHPKIDSVYKFDQFQEALDRLKSNKAKGKVVITM; this comes from the coding sequence ATGTCAACCGAATCAATGGTCACCAAGAGAACAGTCACCTTCGTCAACAATAGAACTCCTGCAGAAATTACAGAATGCGAAATTGATTTAGATAAGTATTACCAGGATACAGAAATCGTCATAGAAGTAAAAGCAGCAAGTATTAACCCGGTCGACGTTTTTACCCATGGCTTAACGTACTACTACCTAGCCAGTTCCAGCCCTAAAGCATACGGTAAGGATTATTCAGGTGTCATTGTTCGTCGTGGGGCGAAAGTAGATCCTAAATGGCAAATTGGCGATAAAGTAAACGGTATGTTCCACCACATTTATGGGGAACAAGGAACATTCTCGAACTATCTAGTACTAGACCCCAATAAGCAACGTATGATGACATATATGCACCCCACACAGCATGCAATTAATCAAAATGAGTTCGTGGAACCAGCTGCGTGGCCCCTTGTGTTTGGAACTGCTTACAATGCTTTATTCCATTGGGGTCAAGTTTGGACTCCAGAATCCAGAGTTTTGGTCCATGGTGCATCGACTGCAGTGGGTAACGCATTTATTCAACTTGCAAAAcatcaattgaatattgGAATGGTAGTGGGTACTTGTAATTCGAGCTCTATTGCATATAACAAGGGGTTTGGGTTTGACCATTTGGTCGCATATAACCAGGAGGGCTCTCTTGCAGAGCATGTGAAGACATTGATGAAAGACCAAAATATTGGCAAATTTGACTTGATATTGGATTGTGTTGGCACTCAAGAATTCTTTCCAGTGATTGATGAGCTATTGAAACCAAGATCGGAGAATAGTTATTATTTGACTACTGCCGGGGACCATAAATTTGATTATAAGGATCCCAAACCTTTGGAAATGATACCATTGAAGCTTCCACTAAGGTTATTTAATCCGTGGAGAAGATTTAATTATGGCTTCATTTCCGTTGAACAAATGCCTGGGCCTGAATTTGTAGAATTGGGCGCAAGAATGGTCACTCAAGATAAGTATCATCCTAAAATTGATTCAGTCTATaaatttgatcaatttcaagaagCTTTAGATAGACTAAAATCCAATAAGGCAAAAGGAAAAGTTGTTATTACCATGTGA
- the NCAS0D01020 gene encoding uncharacterized protein (ancestral locus Anc_2.363), translating into MQFSQKWRLISCFLGGNVVALGAGTPYLYSFFAPQLMAKCQIPISQASNLALALNIGSSLLGLPAGMIADKSPRLSCFAGAVCTFTAYLILCVCYHSEISNVLLVELALGLIGFGSVLGYYASVKCCTVNFPNYKGVAGAFPVSLYGLSGMFFALVCNKLFGDNIETVFKFLMWCCSSMILLGAMTLEVFELHEYKTIDEPPIDIENGLQPPVHIDKLTDSGMIANTDATVGHSEEAIMSPRPRSSYTGTPKETLSVEPKIAFEEHKLETSASEKPLLRTILQPKFITYYIIFAMLQGIGKMYIFSVGFIVDTQVNSPPLNKFNFDADGLQSLQVSLISMFSFAGRISAGLISDLLVKKFKAQRIWTILLAASIMLCASIHLLEKKTIPDDMQDMKALKGIFTIVSTASVMFGYAFGILFGSFPSIISDSFGSKGFSTIWGLMTTGGLITVKIFISILGNEMTSKTVTGEASCLKGVYCYTNTFHVNSLCSIISIVMTLICIAIPYYRRNRKIGTSTMDESFIMGAIQE; encoded by the coding sequence ATGCAGTTCTCTCAGAAATGGAGACTAATAAGCTGCTTTTTAGGTGGGAACGTCGTGGCTCTTGGTGCAGGGACTCCGTATCTCTATTCATTCTTTGCACCACAACTAATGGCTAAATGTCAAATACCAATCTCCCAGGCGAGTAACCTCGCTCTAGCATTGAACATCGGTAGTTCTTTGTTAGGATTGCCGGCAGGGATGATTGCTGATAAGAGTCCCAGATTATCTTGTTTCGCTGGTGCCGTTTGCACATTTACCGCCTATTTGATTCTCTGTGTATGCTACCATAGTGAGATAAGTAATGTGCTGTTAGTGGAATTGGCCCTTGGATTGATTGGGTTTGGGTCCGTTCTGGGTTATTACGCATCGGTAAAGTGTTGTACTGTGAACTTCCCCAATTATAAAGGTGTTGCAGGCGCCTTCCCTGTCTCGTTATATGGATTATCTGGAATGTTTTTTGCTCTAGTTTGTAATAAGCTGTTTGGTGACAATATTGAAACTGTATTCAAGTTTTTGATGTGGTGTTGTTCAAGTATGATTTTGCTTGGTGCCATGACATTGGAGGTATTTGAATTGCATGAATATAAAACCATAGACGAACCTCctattgatattgaaaacgGATTGCAGCCACCTGTACATATCGATAAATTGACCGATTCAGGCATGATTGCAAATACAGATGCTACGGTAGGGCATTCGGAGGAGGCTATTATGTCGCCGAGACCAAGATCAAGTTACACTGGAACACCAAAGGAAACATTGTCCGTAGAACCTAAAATTGCATTTGAAGAACATAAGTTGGAAACATCAGCAAGCGAAAAACCGTTGTTGAGAACGATTCTACAACCCAAATTCATCACTTACTATATTATATTTGCCATGTTGCAAGGGATAGGTAAAATGTACATCTTTTCTGTTGGGTTCATTGTAGATACCCAAGTGAATTCTCCTcctttgaataaatttaattttgatgCTGATGGTTTACAATCCTTACAAGTGTCTTTGATATCCATGTTCTCCTTTGCAGGCCGTATCTCAGCAGGTCTAATATCAGATCTACTAgtcaagaaatttaaagCTCAGAGAATCTGGACTATTTTGTTGGCTGCATCTATCATGTTATGTGCATCAATTCATctattggaaaaaaaaactattCCTGATGATATGCAAGATATGAAGGCGTTGAAGGGAATTTTTACAATCGTTTCCACAGCAAGTGTCATGTTTGGGTACGCGTTCGGAATTCTATTTGGATCATTCCCATCAATTATCTCGGATTCGTTTGGCTCCAAGGGCTTCAGTACAATTTGGGGATTGATGACCACTGGTGGGTTAATAACCGTCAAGATATTCATTTCCATATTAGGAAACGAAATGACAAGTAAAACAGTGACTGGTGAAGCTTCATGTCTGAAGGGTGTATATTGTTACACTAATACTTTTCATGTGAATTCCTTATGTTCGATAATTTCTATTGTGATGACATTAATATGTATTGCCATTCCTTATTATAGAAGGAACCGGAAAATTGGCACCTCCACCATGGATGAATCATTTATCATGGGGGCAATTCAGGAATAG
- the NCAS0D01070 gene encoding uncharacterized protein (ancestral locus Anc_2.373) codes for MSKEENIVTKRAVTFVNNATPATITETELDLNTCFKDNEIVISVEAAALNPVDFTMHDLAYPRFCSSQPKGYSRDYAGVMVRRGAKVEPKWQVGDKVNGLFQHLYGEQGTLANYLILNPKKQASIAHIPPTEDSDQNEFVHAAAWPLVFGSAYNTLFRCGQTFNEDSRILVNGASTAVSNAFIQIAKNQLHVGTVVGICNSASVERNKKLGFDYLVPYNQEGSITDNVEKLMKENHIGKFDLIFDSVGTSEFYPIMDRFLKPRSENSYYITLAGDEKMKYGKPTFSSVFQYKIPLRTYNPWRKFNFAFFLTEPRSDFMELGSRMIEKGTYVPPIDSIYKFDQFQEAIDRLKSNKAKGKVVVTIN; via the coding sequence ATgtccaaagaagaaaatatagTCACTAAAAGAGCAGTCACGTTCGTGAACAATGCTACTCCTGCCACAATTACTGAAACTGAACTAGATCTAAACACCTGTTTCAAAGACAATGAAATTGTCATCAGTGTTGAAGCCGCCGCATTGAATCCAGTGGATTTTACTATGCATGATCTTGCCTATCCCCGTTTTTGTTCCTCTCAACCAAAGGGTTATTCTAGAGATTATGCTGGTGTCATGGTTCGTCGCGGTGCTAAAGTGGAACCTAAATGGCAAGTGGGTGACAAAGTCAATGGATTATTTCAACATCTATACGGTGAACAAGGTACCCTAGCTAActatttgattttgaatccCAAGAAGCAAGCATCTATTGCTCACATTCCACCCACTGAAGATTCTGACCAGAACGAATTTGTTCACGCTGCTGCCTGGCCCTTAGTTTTTGGTAGTGCCTACAACACGTTGTTCAGATGCGGTCAAACCTTTAATGAAGATTCCAGAATTTTGGTCAACGGTGCATCCACAGCTGTGTCTAATGCGTTTATTCAAATTGCCAAGAATCAATTGCATGTGGGTACCGTTGTAGGTATTTGTAATTCTGCTTCCGTGGAACGTAACAAAAAGCTAGGGTTCGATTATTTGGTACCTTATAATCAAGAGGGATCTATTACAGATAATgtagaaaaattaatgaagGAGAATCATATTGGGaaatttgatttaatttttgattCAGTGGGGACAAGTGAATTTTACCCAATCATGGATAGATTTTTAAAACCAAGATCTGAAAATTCTTATTACATTACCCTTGCAGGTGATGAAAAGATGAAGTATGGTAAGCCTACTTTTTCAAGTGTTTTCCAATATAAGATCCCATTGAGAACTTATAACCCTTGGAGAAAGTTTAATTTTGCTTTTTTCCTCACTGAACCACGTAGTGATTTCATGGAGTTAGGTTCCAGAATGATTGAAAAGGGGACGTACGTTCCTCCAATTGACTCTATCTACAAATTTGACCAATTCCAAGAAGCCATTGATAGATTGAAGTCTAACAAGGCTAAGGGTAAAGTGGTAGTCACCATCAACTAA
- the TPP1 gene encoding polynucleotide 3'-phosphatase (ancestral locus Anc_2.360): protein MSHKLTVLPHLIKFSPRAPPSGIIDKANIYGFDLDHTIIKPKTPNTRFGRTAEDWQFMQFNGKDTIKTLEQIVATDPDSQLVFFSNQGGVVSVPPTSKSCLKYTHKIELVLKEISKSDIGNQVLNRLWIYASPKKPASLFPKSKNATPKNNKVMKFPIINKKVDNNNALLTPEIFEKMRKPETGMFDEFLKDFQENMDKKVHVIWKYYCGDAAGRPNDFSDSDKEFAKKIDVPFKLPEEVFL, encoded by the coding sequence ATGTCCCATAAACTGACGGTTCTACCCCACCTGATAAAGTTTTCACCAAGGGCTCCTCCTTCTGGGATCATTGACAAAGCTAACATTTATGGATTTGACCTAGACCATACCATAATTAAACCAAAGACACCCAATACAAGGTTTGGTCGGACAGCTGAGGACTGGCAATTTATGCAATTTAATGGCAAGGATACCATCAAGACATTGGAACAGATCGTAGCTACAGATCCTGATTCTCAGCTGGTCTTTTTCTCCAACCAAGGTGGTGTAGTGTCGGTCCCACCTACTTCTAAAAGTTGCTTAAAATATACACATAAAATTGAGCTTGTATTGAAGGAAATCAGCAAATCTGATATAGGAAATCAAGTTTTGAATAGATTATGGATTTATGCATCCCCAAAGAAACCTGCCTCCCTATTCCCTAAATCTAAGAATGCTACTCCtaagaataataaagttATGAAATTCCCcataataaacaaaaaagtTGATAACAACAACGCTCTATTAACTCCTGAAATATTCGAAAAGATGAGAAAACCAGAAACTGGCATGTTTGACGAATTTTTAAAGGATTTCCAGGAAAATATGGACAAAAAGGTGCATgtaatttggaaatattattgTGGAGATGCTGCTGGGAGACCTAACGATTTCAGCGATTCTGATAAAGAATTTGCTAAAAAAATTGACGTCCCATTTAAATTACCAGAGGAGGTATTCTTATAA
- the MRPS8 gene encoding mitochondrial 37S ribosomal protein uS8m (ancestral locus Anc_2.357), producing the protein MFIVSGPPLKFQTPITILILIETSLLRQTQTEAKKEQQIMSLSRLANTCAHLQNCSQVRTTLTSVPYTKLQLQFAYVLYKQGFISSLQKGSKKGPDQEEVEVTPDNISTRRLWVGLKYRDNKPVLRSCQLVSKPKLRINLKVPEMKKVCSGQSVRLIKPLQPGELMMVRTQGTVMDINEAISKNLGGEILCRIK; encoded by the coding sequence ATGTTTATAGTTAGTGGGCCTCCactgaaatttcaaaccCCGATAACAATTCTTATTCTTATAGAAACTTCACTATTAAGACAAACTCAAACAGAGGCAAAGAAAGAACAGCAAATAATGTCCCTTAGTAGGTTGGCGAATACCTGTGCCCATTTACAAAACTGCTCTCAAGTGAGAACTACTCTCACCTCTGTACCTTACACGAAACTACAATTACAATTTGCATATGTATTGTACAAGCAAGGGTTCATCTCCTCTCTACAAAAAGGAAGTAAGAAGGGCCCCgatcaagaagaagtagAGGTGACTCCTGATAATATATCCACGAGGAGACTGTGGGTGGGCCTCAAATACAGAGATAATAAACCAGTATTGAGATCTTGTCAACTGGTTTCGAAACCCAAGTTGAgaatcaatttgaaagtaccagaaatgaagaaagtttGTTCTGGACAATCTGTCAGATTGATTAAACCTTTGCAACCAGGAGAATTGATGATGGTTCGTACTCAGGGGACTGTCATGGATATAAATGAGGCAATCTCTAAAAATTTAGGTGGTGAAATACTTTGTAGAATT
- the NUP53 gene encoding FG-nucleoporin NUP53 (ancestral locus Anc_2.369), with the protein MFGSVNSNNRFNNVSILSPQPPLDQHQQVQQPGSALQQAQQQQQQQQQQQQQPQQQPQQQQYQPQQQQQYSAYTSNLNQQMLSQDGKNVSWYNNPKKRVLPQGIVKRTVRGRASSPDRNQNSDGTISKTNQSGFNSLSFGSKKPSDLFDPLQNMKGTDPNNGIFTDSNEAPPMVSIHDWQREDEFGSLPILPSQKDGLFATNNLNNINDSRIQNNNNSNNNGSVFSRTTPATADNSKLSVNAFDKDEKFNNIFGSQVLNNNVNQVTEQDQSKNPVPQSNETAVVVFGYPESISNLLLTHFSHFGNILEDFNVLRTASGINVSALRNHSDPKTEKKYPIFTGDGWVKITYDSPSGALRALQENGNIFAGSLIGCVPYTKAAIEQLASCKIEKNDNIGESNISPPTPHTPILLDNSPSTHNINIDDGSSTIANSRLPKEASLLTSSENDEGKPSALSTTDKESSTTNGNTLSFSNNPRRLHIKDGKSLFVHNTTTNNNGLYQHLESTMRQKENMDKQNKNKNGSILHSVNNWLFGWNDL; encoded by the coding sequence ATGTTCGGATCAGTGAATAGTAACAATAGATTCAATAATGTTTCTATATTATCGCCTCAACCACCATTAGACCAGCATCAGCAAGTGCAACAGCCTGGCTCTGCACTACAACAAGcgcagcaacaacaacaacaacaacaacaacaacaacaacaaccacagcaacaaccacaacaacagcagtatcaaccacaacaacaacaacagtaTTCTGCATACACTTCTAATTTGAATCAGCAAATGCTATCCCAAGATGGAAAAAATGTTTCCTGGTATAACAACCCCAAGAAAAGAGTATTACCGCAAGGTATAGTGAAAAGAACTGTGAGAGGTAGAGCTTCCTCTCCTGATagaaatcaaaattcaGACGGTACAATAAGTAAAACTAATCAATCTGGATTTAATAGTCTGTCATTTGGATCCAAGAAACCTTCTGATTTGTTTGATCCACTACAGAACATGAAAGGTACAGATCCTAATAATGGTATATTTACAGATTCAAATGAGGCACCTCCAATGGTATCTATTCATGATTGGCAAAgagaagatgaatttgGTTCTCTACCAATTTTACCATCACAAAAGGATGGCTTGTTTGCGACTAACAATCTAAATAACATAAATGACAGTAGAATTCagaataacaataatagtaataataatggcTCTGTATTTTCTAGGACGACTCCTGCAACAGCAGATAATTCTAAGCTTTCTGTCAATGcatttgataaagatgaaaaattcaataatattttcgGATCACAAgttttaaataataatgttaatCAAGTAACCGAACAAGATCAATCAAAAAATCCGGTACCACAATCCAATGAAACTGCAGTGGTGGTATTTGGGTATCCTGAATCTATCTCAAATTTATTACTTACACATTTCTCTCATTTTGGTAACATATTAGAGGATTTTAACGTATTAAGAACTGCTTCAGGTATAAATGTATCTGCATTGAGAAACCATTCAGATCCAAAGacagaaaagaaatatccCATCTTTACTGGTGATGGGTGGGTGAAAATCACATACGATTCACCCTCTGGTGCCTTACGTGCCCTTCAGGAGAACGGTAATATATTCGCAGGTTCATTAATAGGTTGTGTACCATACACTAAAGCAGCAATAGAGCAGCTAGCGTCCtgcaaaattgaaaagaatgataACATTGGTGAAAGCAACATTTCCCCACCAACCCCGCACACGCCGATCTTATTGGATAATTCGCCAAGTACACACAATATAAATATTGACGATGGAAGTAGTACCATCGCAAATAGTAGACTTCCTAAGGAAGCAAGCCTGCTAACCTCTTCAGAAAACGATGAAGGAAAACCTTCAGCACTTTCGACTACTGACAAGGAATCGTCTACAACGAATGGTAACAcgttatcattttcaaataatccaCGTCGTTTACATATTAAAGATGGGAAGTCATTGTTCGTCCATAATACCACGACTAATAACAATGGACTCTATCAACATTTGGAATCAACAATGCGccaaaaggaaaatatgGATAAGcaaaataagaataaaaatggaAGTATACTACATTCTGTTAATAATTGGTTATTCGGTTGGAATGATTTGTGA
- the RIM13 gene encoding Rim13p (ancestral locus Anc_2.367) translates to MDYWSRYNTLLKKIYCQDEDPVKLKHELGILVTHAKLSDDRHFIQNVLKLAAVIKSHNKKDKFLWLTSKVGQSFYPPVSVDEAAPIPWNDLAKCNLRVSPHLREKFPINEPLQETEDAFLGIEQCPDITDCSLVATFINMHRRQMDLNIIRQIQPNVYHMNFHFNGASNRLVTVDASLIPTHANDTFQLTMKSPNKVLKVVELGYLFLTAGSYTTTGSNVVLDTFRLTGYLPEIHFVKDLSFKKLFQYFEDNISMLALGTGGDDSELQPPFLKNHDYSIVGADHDAKVLHLQDPLDSTLHIQINESQFLSIFHQLYINWNPNALFGIEKKLHFFYNKEACNKFDSCFSRPFFTIQNKSTKTEEVWILLEAHLNDPNTEAAFSSSSSSSWISYLEEVPQDLTELFLFNIHSTKPEGAVDIGLQLSKLQISPNSKKSYLCHSSLTNSFTIHYYSNSSFITMNRELEKKIFTSLQFDIPNPSDRKARPLGSHDYYKNPTFEIELTSPLNETVFTNLKLIAADSRDIINTQLFIDHDMSFKKPILYDINYEQGQYTKLNVPLMTNQKYTVVTSSYNAVISNNFNLVVGTSNSNENVNIRMQRIYKEYGGLPYQETIHKSWNEDSNRVKIHLDIVPNNLCFIRIVPIIQSPLLRVRCNVFDEETGEILHKQETFEPVSLGGIAIDNLQITTSTLVVLIIEKDDTAVNGKIVEVPFQLLIGSQKKIIYRQTDHIR, encoded by the coding sequence ATGGACTATTGGTCGAGATATAACACActactgaagaagatatacTGTCAGGATGAAGATCCAGTGAAATTGAAGCATGAACTGGGCATATTGGTAACGCATGCAAAACTGTCTGATGATAGACACTTCATTCAGAACGTTCTGAAACTAGCTGCTGTCATTAAATCCCATAATAAAAAAGATAAATTTCTATGGCTTACTTCCAAGGTGGGCCAATCTTTCTATCCGCCGGTGAGTGTTGATGAAGCTGCTCCTATCCCATGGAATGACCTTGCGAAATGCAACCTAAGGGTCTCACCACACTTGCGGGAGAAATTTCCTATAAATGAGCCATTGCAAGAAACAGAGGATGCCTTTCTGGGAATTGAACAATGCCCGGATATTACTGATTGTTCGCTAGTTGCAACATTTATAAATATGCATAGAAGACAAATGgatttaaatattattagacAAATTCAACCAAATGTATATCACATGAACTTCCACTTCAACGGTGCATCAAATAGATTAGTTACCGTTGATGCATCATTAATACCGACGCATGCTAACGATACATTCCAGTTGACGATGAAAAGCCCAAATAAAGTCCTTAAAGTTGTGGAACTTGGTTATTTATTCCTCACTGCTGGCTCATATACTACAACTGGCTCAAATGTAGTATTAGATACTTTTAGACTAACTGGATATTTACCGGAAATACATTTTGTGAAAGATTTGTCGTTCAAGAAactatttcaatattttgagGACAATATCTCCATGCTCGCATTGGGTACTGGTGGAGACGATTCCGAGCTACAACCCCCTTTCCTAAAGAATCATGATTATTCTATCGTTGGGGCTGATCATGATGCAAAGGTTTTGCATTTACAAGACCCATTGGACTCTACTTTGCATATCCAAATCAATGAAAGTCAGTTCCTCAGTATTTTCCATCAGTTATACATAAATTGGAACCCAAACGCTctttttggaattgaaaagaaactTCATTTCTTTTATAACAAGGAAGCTTGCAACAAATTTGATTCATGTTTCAGTAGACCGTTCTTTACCATCCAGAATAAATCCACTAAAACCGAAGAAGTTTGGATCTTACTGGAAGCTCATTTAAATGATCCAAACACAGAAGCagcattttcttcttcttcttcttcttcctgGATATCGTATCTTGAAGAGGTACCGCAAGATCTTACtgaattattcttatttaatattcatAGTACCAAACCTGAAGGAGCTGTCGACATTGGATTGCAACTATCGAAGCTTCAGATATCCCCCAATTCAAAGAAGTCATATCTCTGTCATTCTTCATTGACAAACTCATTCACAATACACTATTATTCGAATTCCTCATTTATTACCATGAACAGAGAActagaaaaaaaaatctttaCAAGTTTACAATTTGACATACCAAACCCCTCTGATAGAAAGGCCAGACCATTGGGATCACATGATTACTATAAGAACCccacatttgaaattgaactAACTTCACCGCTTAATGAAACTGTTTTTAccaatttaaaattaattgcTGCAGATTCAAGAgatataataaatacacaattatttattgaCCATGATATGTCTTTCAAAAAACCTATTCTGTATGATATTAATTATGAACAAGGACAATACACGAAGTTAAACGTCCCCTTAATGacaaatcaaaaatatacTGTTGTAACTTCAAGTTATAATGCAGTCATATCCAACAACTTTAATCTAGTCGTTGGCACTTCAAACTCCAACGAAAATGTAAATATCAGGATGCAACGGATATACAAAGAATATGGTGGGTTGCCTTATCAGGAAACAATCCATAAAAGTTGGAACGAAGACAGCAATAGAGTAAAGATCCATTTAGATATTGTGCCGAATAACCTTTGCTTTATTCGAATAgttccaataattcaatcGCCTTTACTACGTGTCCGTTGTAACgtatttgatgaagaaaccGGTGAAATCCTACATAAACAAGAAACATTTGAACCAGTTTCCCTGGGAGGCATAGCTATAGATAATCTGCAAATTACTACATCCACCTTGGTTGTTCTCATTATTGAGAAGGACGATACTGCAGTTAATGGTAAGATAGTTGAAGTTCCTTTCCAGTTATTGATTGGAAGCCAGAAGAAAATCATTTATAGACAGACAGACCATATTAGATAA